The following are encoded together in the Geobacter sulfurreducens PCA genome:
- the efp gene encoding elongation factor P produces the protein MYTVADLKKGLKLTLDGAPYLVIAFEFSKPGKGQALYRTKMRNMITGVILDRTYRSGETFEPARLEERRMQYLYKEDTHYTFMDNQTFEQVQMDEDAVGDAKNFLIDNLEVDILLFGEKAIGVTLPNFVNLRVVQTDPWVKGDTSGSDSKPATVETGYILRVPPFIEEGEMIVIDTRSGEYSTRVKG, from the coding sequence ATGTACACTGTCGCCGATCTGAAAAAGGGGCTCAAGCTTACCCTCGACGGAGCCCCCTACCTGGTCATTGCGTTCGAGTTCTCCAAGCCGGGCAAGGGCCAGGCCCTCTATCGCACCAAGATGCGGAACATGATTACCGGCGTCATTCTCGACCGCACCTATCGCTCCGGGGAAACCTTCGAGCCGGCACGCCTCGAAGAGCGCCGGATGCAGTACCTGTACAAGGAAGACACCCACTACACCTTCATGGACAACCAGACTTTCGAGCAGGTTCAGATGGACGAAGATGCCGTTGGCGATGCAAAAAACTTCCTCATCGACAATCTTGAAGTGGATATCCTCCTCTTCGGCGAGAAAGCCATCGGCGTAACGCTTCCCAACTTCGTCAATCTCCGCGTTGTCCAGACCGATCCGTGGGTCAAGGGCGACACCTCGGGCAGCGATTCCAAGCCCGCCACCGTTGAGACGGGCTACATCCTCCGCGTTCCCCCGTTCATCGAGGAGGGCGAGATGATTGTCATCGATACCCGTTCCGGTGAATATTCAACACGGGTCAAAGGATAG